The following are from one region of the Ignavibacteriota bacterium genome:
- a CDS encoding potassium/proton antiporter, which produces MTLDHFLLSITVLIIINVVFAKVFDDLGLPTLVLFLALGMLAGSEGIGGIYFDDALLAQSIGIIALVFILFSGGLDTSIQDVKPVMIQAISLATIGVLISAIIVGVAASYFLEIDWKYGLLLGSIVSSTDAAAVFNILRSKNVSLKKNLKPLLELESGSNDPMAIFLTIGFIQLIMEPTSDFFSLVLLFIKQFGIGGLVGIAMGQVITYLINKIQFDYEGIYPVLFLAFAGMVFSLTNLIGGSGFLAVYLAGLIIGNKEFLHKKSLKRFFDGMAWLSQIVMFFTLGLLIFPSKLLGIALAGLVLSAVLMFIARPISVFFGMLFTKIELKEKVFISWVGLRGAVPVILATFPLLAGVQYADVIFSIVFFIVLTSAVIQGGSLPFVAKLLKVDAPFPKKLYSPIEFESKPGDTNDLYDFMISDNSPLVGKSIVELGLPKESLIVMINRNEQYVVPAGGTLIEQGDILLVLTNKKTIEEVKKKIDVRS; this is translated from the coding sequence TCGTTTTTGCAAAAGTTTTTGATGATCTCGGTTTGCCGACCTTAGTATTGTTCTTAGCACTTGGCATGCTGGCAGGTTCAGAAGGGATTGGCGGAATTTATTTTGATGATGCACTTCTTGCACAATCAATTGGTATAATCGCTCTGGTTTTTATATTGTTTTCAGGCGGACTTGATACAAGCATTCAGGATGTAAAACCTGTTATGATACAAGCAATCAGTTTGGCAACGATAGGAGTATTAATTTCTGCGATCATTGTTGGTGTTGCAGCTTCTTATTTTCTGGAAATAGATTGGAAATACGGTCTGTTATTAGGCTCCATTGTTTCATCAACAGATGCCGCCGCGGTTTTCAATATACTCCGGTCAAAAAATGTAAGCCTGAAAAAAAATCTCAAACCCTTGCTCGAACTTGAATCAGGCAGCAATGATCCGATGGCAATTTTTCTGACAATTGGTTTTATCCAGTTAATCATGGAACCAACTTCAGATTTTTTCAGCCTTGTTTTATTATTCATAAAGCAATTCGGCATCGGTGGTCTTGTGGGAATTGCTATGGGACAAGTTATCACCTATCTGATCAATAAAATTCAATTTGATTATGAAGGAATATATCCGGTACTCTTTTTAGCATTTGCCGGAATGGTTTTCTCATTAACGAATCTGATTGGAGGGAGCGGTTTTCTTGCTGTTTATCTTGCCGGCTTGATAATAGGGAACAAAGAATTTCTGCATAAAAAAAGTTTGAAACGTTTTTTTGATGGGATGGCGTGGCTTTCGCAGATTGTAATGTTTTTTACTTTAGGATTGCTGATCTTCCCTTCAAAACTTTTAGGAATTGCTTTAGCAGGTTTGGTACTTTCAGCCGTGCTAATGTTTATTGCCAGACCCATCTCAGTGTTTTTCGGTATGCTTTTCACTAAAATAGAATTAAAAGAAAAAGTGTTTATTTCGTGGGTTGGATTAAGAGGTGCAGTTCCTGTTATTCTGGCAACATTTCCACTCTTAGCAGGAGTGCAATATGCTGATGTAATTTTCAGCATAGTTTTCTTTATTGTTTTAACTTCAGCAGTTATTCAGGGAGGCAGCTTACCATTTGTTGCAAAACTTCTTAAAGTGGATGCACCATTTCCTAAAAAATTATATTCGCCAATTGAATTTGAATCGAAACCCGGCGATACTAACGATCTTTACGATTTTATGATTAGTGATAATTCACCTTTGGTTGGAAAATCAATTGTTGAACTTGGTCTGCCGAAGGAAAGCCTGATAGTGATGATTAATCGTAATGAACAATATGTTGTTCCTGCCGGTGGAACTTTAATTGAGCAGGGGGACATTCTTCTTGTCCTTACCAATAAAAAAACAATTGAAGAGGTAAAGAAAAAAATTGATGTGCGCAGTTGA